One Pyrococcus furiosus DSM 3638 genomic region harbors:
- a CDS encoding tRNA(Met) cytidine acetyltransferase TmcA: MTVKVKFPKDIREYARKEKVKDSLIKLTETALAEAISKFHRRMIVLQGDTLNKAKLAGILAGGAARILSEYIPEMLERKLRDTEQIEVLYATDALGEDTYGRKRFEEFRKHFSLLAPTAELTSVTFKHSRDILGRTFDILVIDLSYDYSPNDLGRIIETVRGGGLIFVLTNPFEKWKDMWTGFHKSLVTPPYTIEDVKKRFNRRLIRKFTEHKGIYIVNTDRMSIERKPGKYRSQATLPEREKVEIPKNIRFPRELYELCLTRGQVEVLKTLEELIEKEGMVVLTADRGRGKSVSIGIASVGLAVSSKKKRFRIVVTAPEPENVQSLMKFAKKSLEVLGYKTKVITDNGLIKEVYAKGIGIRYYPPTKGYRQRAELYIVDEAAGIHVPILHRYLEKERVVFSSTIHGYEGAGRGFSVKFLKKAKEKREYKEVHLSTPIRYAEGDPIEKWLFDVLLLDAEPVELTEEDYELIRKMEVYLEEPDLDDWFENDREDLRHFVGIYVLAHYRNRPSDVALLADAPHHEARVLRLKNGKIVTAIQIAKEGGIPKAVIDKMAKGYKPPGNIIPDMMVKHHYAKEFARLKGYRVVRIATHPDAMDMGLGSKALELLIKEAEEKGLDWVGSGFGASPELIRFWVRNGFAVVHLSPTRNPVSGEYTAIVIKPISEKAKEIVKKANEEFRIRLTEWLGDTHRDLEPEIARWLFESPFGEAVNYPIYLTKTQKRRLEMFIKRILTYDTVVDAVKPLVKLYFLDGWMRPYLDERQIMLLIHRVLQAHDWKETAKLLNRTEMYTMVELRDIVRGLWYYYKHLIKDEEGEK, translated from the coding sequence ATGACGGTTAAGGTTAAGTTTCCCAAGGACATTCGCGAGTACGCGAGAAAGGAAAAGGTTAAAGACTCACTCATCAAGCTCACCGAAACTGCACTTGCTGAGGCAATTTCAAAGTTTCATCGGAGAATGATTGTGCTTCAGGGAGATACTCTAAACAAGGCTAAGTTGGCGGGAATACTTGCAGGGGGAGCTGCAAGAATTCTTTCCGAATATATTCCAGAGATGTTGGAGAGAAAGCTAAGGGATACGGAGCAGATAGAGGTTCTATATGCCACAGATGCTTTAGGAGAAGATACTTATGGAAGAAAGAGATTTGAAGAGTTTAGGAAGCACTTCTCCCTTTTGGCTCCCACAGCAGAGCTAACTTCCGTAACTTTCAAACACAGTAGAGACATACTGGGGAGAACCTTTGACATTTTAGTTATTGACTTAAGCTATGATTATTCTCCAAACGACCTGGGAAGAATTATAGAAACGGTGAGAGGAGGAGGACTAATATTCGTCCTTACAAATCCCTTCGAAAAGTGGAAGGACATGTGGACGGGCTTTCACAAGAGCCTTGTAACCCCTCCCTACACCATTGAAGACGTGAAAAAGAGGTTTAACAGGAGGTTAATCAGAAAGTTTACGGAGCACAAGGGAATATACATAGTCAATACAGATAGGATGAGCATAGAGAGAAAGCCTGGGAAGTATAGGAGCCAGGCAACTCTCCCTGAAAGGGAAAAAGTCGAGATACCAAAAAATATAAGGTTTCCCAGGGAGCTCTACGAGCTGTGTTTAACTAGAGGTCAAGTTGAAGTTCTAAAGACTTTGGAAGAGTTAATTGAGAAAGAGGGAATGGTGGTTTTAACGGCAGATAGGGGAAGAGGAAAGAGCGTTTCCATAGGAATTGCAAGTGTTGGCCTAGCAGTTTCAAGCAAAAAGAAGAGGTTCAGAATCGTGGTAACAGCTCCAGAGCCAGAGAATGTGCAGAGCCTAATGAAGTTCGCCAAAAAGAGCCTTGAGGTCTTAGGATATAAGACCAAGGTCATAACCGATAATGGACTAATAAAAGAGGTATATGCAAAAGGGATCGGAATAAGGTACTATCCTCCAACAAAGGGGTACAGACAGAGGGCTGAGCTGTATATAGTGGATGAAGCCGCTGGAATTCATGTCCCCATTTTACATAGATACTTAGAGAAGGAAAGAGTTGTTTTCTCATCCACAATCCATGGTTATGAAGGAGCTGGAAGAGGATTTTCAGTGAAGTTCTTGAAGAAGGCAAAAGAGAAGAGGGAATACAAGGAAGTTCACCTATCAACTCCCATTAGGTATGCTGAAGGGGATCCAATCGAGAAGTGGCTCTTTGATGTACTTCTTCTCGATGCAGAGCCTGTAGAGTTAACCGAAGAGGATTACGAGCTCATAAGAAAGATGGAAGTATATTTGGAAGAGCCAGACTTAGATGACTGGTTTGAGAACGATAGAGAGGACTTAAGGCACTTCGTCGGCATCTACGTCTTGGCCCACTACAGGAACAGGCCAAGTGATGTTGCCCTTTTAGCTGACGCCCCTCACCACGAGGCAAGGGTGCTTAGGCTAAAGAACGGAAAGATCGTTACGGCGATTCAGATTGCCAAAGAGGGAGGCATACCGAAGGCTGTGATAGATAAGATGGCCAAGGGGTACAAGCCCCCAGGGAACATCATACCAGACATGATGGTAAAGCACCACTATGCCAAGGAATTTGCAAGGCTCAAGGGGTACAGAGTTGTTAGGATAGCAACTCACCCAGATGCAATGGATATGGGACTTGGAAGCAAGGCTTTGGAGCTTTTAATTAAGGAGGCCGAGGAGAAAGGGTTGGACTGGGTGGGTTCGGGATTTGGAGCAAGTCCAGAGCTGATAAGATTTTGGGTGAGGAATGGGTTTGCCGTGGTTCACCTAAGTCCTACTAGAAATCCCGTAAGTGGTGAATACACTGCCATCGTGATAAAGCCCATCAGTGAGAAGGCCAAAGAAATAGTGAAGAAGGCCAATGAAGAATTTAGGATTAGACTCACGGAGTGGTTAGGGGATACACATAGAGATTTAGAGCCAGAGATTGCAAGATGGCTCTTTGAAAGTCCATTTGGAGAGGCCGTTAACTACCCAATATACCTCACAAAAACGCAGAAGAGGAGACTAGAGATGTTTATAAAGAGAATTTTAACTTACGATACAGTTGTAGATGCCGTAAAACCCCTCGTAAAGCTCTACTTCTTGGATGGATGGATGAGGCCGTATTTGGATGAGCGGCAGATAATGCTTTTGATCCACAGAGTTTTGCAAGCTCATGACTGGA
- a CDS encoding class III signal peptide-containing protein has protein sequence MRRAQGAIEYLFMIAAALIIIAVIIRYLRETGETAGRAGKSDSS, from the coding sequence ATGAGGAGGGCACAAGGAGCAATTGAGTACCTTTTTATGATTGCAGCAGCGTTGATCATAATTGCAGTAATAATTAGATACCTAAGAGAGACTGGTGAAACTGCTGGGAGAGCAGGCAAATCAGACAGTAGCTGA
- a CDS encoding helix-turn-helix domain-containing protein, producing MLVLLHSESASVHECLKTISELSKMKLPPQGKITTSKIKISTGAFLSISLALTIDLAHQYRPGIAAEYSVSGSKEKAIEELQEKLNSHITPDIEIVDFQLETYTTPVTRRTYAIGVIVFNKPRKVHSEDYMLQNRRKVLAKVLELLNYNPKALNISELARMFGVSRDTIYNDIQQIIKNVEV from the coding sequence ATGCTCGTTTTGTTACACAGCGAGAGTGCCAGCGTTCATGAATGCCTTAAAACCATTAGCGAATTAAGTAAAATGAAATTACCCCCACAAGGAAAAATAACAACTTCCAAAATCAAAATATCCACAGGTGCCTTCCTTTCCATAAGCCTAGCACTAACCATAGATCTTGCCCACCAATACAGGCCAGGAATAGCGGCTGAATACTCCGTCTCTGGAAGCAAAGAAAAGGCAATTGAAGAATTACAAGAAAAGCTAAACTCCCACATAACCCCCGACATAGAGATAGTTGACTTCCAACTTGAAACATATACAACCCCAGTAACCAGGAGAACTTATGCAATCGGAGTTATAGTCTTTAACAAACCAAGGAAAGTTCATTCTGAAGATTACATGCTTCAAAATAGAAGGAAGGTTCTAGCAAAAGTTCTTGAGCTCTTAAATTACAATCCTAAAGCCTTAAACATTTCTGAGCTCGCCAGAATGTTCGGCGTTTCAAGAGATACTATATACAACGATATCCAACAGATAATAAAAAACGTTGAAGTTTAA